One Gloeobacter morelensis MG652769 DNA window includes the following coding sequences:
- a CDS encoding NAD(P)/FAD-dependent oxidoreductase gives MEQFDFDVVIVGGGPAGCTCALYTARSELKTVILDKNPAAGALAITHKIANYPGVPGEMSGDHLLEVMRDQAVEFGTVYRRAQVYGLDLSEPVKKVYTPEGVFTGRALVLATGAMGRIASIPGEAEYLGRGVSYCATCDGAFYRNREVVVVGLNPEAVEEAQVLTKFASTVHWITPKDPHTLDGHADDLLAHPSVKLWEKTRLIRIKGEEAGVTAVEVRHPGESDSQELAAEGVFVYLQGSKPITDFVAGQVEMKPDGGVWVDEMMQTSVPGVWAIGDIRNTPFKQAVVAAGDGCIAAMAIDRFLNSRKAIKPDWAH, from the coding sequence ATGGAACAGTTCGATTTTGACGTAGTGATCGTAGGCGGTGGTCCGGCCGGTTGTACGTGTGCGCTGTACACTGCCCGCTCCGAACTCAAGACGGTCATTCTGGATAAGAACCCGGCGGCCGGCGCCCTCGCCATCACCCACAAGATTGCCAACTACCCCGGGGTGCCCGGGGAGATGAGCGGCGATCACCTGCTTGAAGTGATGCGCGATCAGGCCGTCGAATTCGGAACCGTTTACCGGCGCGCCCAGGTCTACGGCCTCGACCTTAGCGAGCCGGTCAAAAAAGTCTATACTCCAGAAGGAGTCTTCACCGGCCGTGCCCTGGTGCTCGCCACCGGGGCGATGGGCCGTATCGCGTCGATTCCTGGCGAGGCGGAGTACCTGGGGCGGGGGGTGAGCTACTGCGCCACCTGCGACGGGGCATTTTACCGCAACCGCGAGGTGGTGGTGGTCGGCCTCAACCCCGAGGCCGTCGAAGAGGCCCAGGTGCTCACCAAGTTTGCTTCGACGGTGCACTGGATCACTCCCAAAGACCCCCACACCCTGGACGGCCACGCCGACGATCTGCTGGCCCACCCGTCGGTCAAGCTCTGGGAGAAGACGCGCCTGATTCGCATCAAGGGCGAGGAGGCGGGGGTGACCGCCGTCGAGGTGCGCCACCCGGGTGAATCCGATAGTCAGGAGTTAGCGGCGGAAGGGGTGTTTGTCTACCTGCAGGGCTCGAAGCCGATCACCGACTTTGTGGCGGGCCAGGTCGAGATGAAACCCGACGGCGGCGTCTGGGTCGACGAGATGATGCAGACTTCGGTACCCGGCGTCTGGGCGATCGGTGACATCCGCAACACGCCCTTTAAGCAGGCGGTGGTGGCGGCGGGGGACGGCTGCATCGCGGCGATGGCCATCGACCGCTTCCTCAACAGCCGCAAAGCGATCAAGCCCGACTGGGCGCATTAG
- a CDS encoding YybH family protein, protein MTKHALELLIEAADKAIMQEDFDRLLEIYAEDGILVIKPGKNAAGKTEIRKAMEAIAAHFDHTLRVRQAGMKVLEAGDTALVLAKTLVSAANLPAIERNATYVFTKDSKGEWRCKIDNSYGHELLLQNNLLE, encoded by the coding sequence ATGACGAAACATGCGTTAGAGCTGCTCATCGAAGCAGCTGACAAAGCAATCATGCAAGAAGATTTCGATAGATTATTAGAAATCTATGCAGAAGACGGAATTCTTGTCATCAAGCCTGGCAAAAATGCTGCCGGGAAGACAGAAATCAGAAAGGCAATGGAAGCGATAGCTGCACATTTTGATCACACCCTGCGTGTCCGGCAAGCTGGAATGAAGGTACTGGAAGCTGGGGATACGGCTCTTGTCCTCGCCAAGACCCTAGTTTCAGCCGCCAATCTGCCGGCAATCGAGAGGAACGCCACCTATGTTTTCACGAAAGATTCAAAGGGTGAGTGGCGTTGCAAAATCGATAACTCTTATGGACATGAATTATTACTGCAGAACAATCTACTTGAGTGA